A window from Nitrospiraceae bacterium encodes these proteins:
- a CDS encoding FHA domain-containing protein, with the protein MPEKYILVIDDGEHAEKSFLINAFPFRIGRMVDNDIAFEDKRVSRYHSEIFLENNEYAIKDLKSQNGTFVNGNKIESSIIKPGDRITIGGNTLLFEIEKDELFTEHDTSDFKTTIKPAKDIIQSAASKEPGDSSVDILRKRTEMLGALYEISKDILKETEIESILNLTADTILRNIRAERMFVLMKKDGEDLIKVVFAKDTKGTTKKQDKLMLSQTVINRVMDDAVSLLVADAKTDTRFKESESIFLYGIRSAMCVPLLGAEKVNGAIYVDIRNASRQFTHEELDLLTTIGNLAAIGIEQTDLRNKIIKETEARQSMMRYHSPQIVEEIIKGKGDCKVTERVITVLFTDIRGFTQLSEKLGPAETASLLNEYFDIVTESVFKYKGSIDKFIGDAAMAVFGAPCDDKNYTEMAVRAAIEIQEQIQKLNKMQIRIGINTGTAVIGNIGSTQRVEYTAIGDTVNIASRLEKLAKPGKIYIGETTYEKIKGIFNTKSIGKQKVKGKTKEVSVYEVLLT; encoded by the coding sequence ATGCCAGAAAAATACATACTTGTAATTGATGATGGGGAACACGCAGAGAAATCTTTTTTAATCAACGCTTTTCCTTTTAGAATTGGGAGAATGGTTGATAATGATATTGCGTTTGAGGATAAAAGAGTTTCCAGATACCATTCAGAGATTTTTTTAGAAAATAATGAATATGCAATAAAGGATCTTAAAAGCCAGAACGGCACATTTGTAAACGGCAATAAAATAGAATCCTCAATAATCAAGCCTGGTGATCGGATTACAATCGGGGGCAATACCCTGCTCTTTGAGATCGAGAAAGACGAACTTTTTACTGAACACGACACATCTGATTTTAAAACAACAATAAAACCTGCCAAAGATATTATTCAGAGCGCTGCATCAAAAGAACCGGGAGATTCTTCTGTTGATATACTAAGGAAGCGCACTGAGATGCTAGGCGCTTTATATGAGATCAGCAAGGATATTCTCAAGGAAACAGAAATAGAGTCAATTTTAAACCTTACAGCTGATACTATCCTCCGGAATATCCGCGCTGAAAGAATGTTTGTGCTTATGAAAAAAGATGGAGAAGATTTAATAAAAGTTGTTTTTGCCAAAGACACAAAAGGAACTACGAAAAAACAGGATAAGCTTATGCTGAGCCAGACTGTAATAAACAGGGTCATGGATGATGCAGTTTCGCTTTTGGTTGCGGATGCAAAGACAGATACAAGATTCAAGGAATCAGAGAGTATTTTCCTCTATGGGATAAGATCTGCTATGTGTGTGCCATTACTCGGAGCAGAGAAGGTAAACGGTGCGATATATGTAGATATAAGAAATGCAAGCAGACAGTTTACCCACGAAGAATTGGATCTTTTAACTACAATCGGCAATCTTGCTGCAATCGGCATAGAGCAGACGGATCTTAGAAATAAAATAATAAAAGAAACAGAGGCAAGACAGAGCATGATGAGGTATCATTCTCCTCAGATTGTCGAAGAAATAATAAAAGGGAAAGGCGACTGTAAGGTAACTGAGAGAGTAATAACAGTGCTTTTCACTGATATTAGAGGCTTTACCCAACTCTCAGAGAAACTTGGCCCTGCAGAAACAGCAAGTCTTTTGAATGAATATTTTGATATTGTCACCGAGTCAGTTTTTAAATATAAAGGCAGCATTGATAAATTTATTGGTGATGCTGCTATGGCTGTATTCGGCGCTCCGTGCGATGATAAAAATTATACAGAGATGGCAGTAAGGGCAGCTATTGAAATACAAGAACAAATACAAAAACTGAACAAGATGCAGATAAGAATAGGCATAAATACAGGAACAGCTGTTATTGGCAACATAGGCTCTACTCAGAGAGTAGAGTATACTGCAATCGGAGATACGGTAAATATTGCATCAAGGCTCGAAAAGCTTGCGAAACCAGGTAAGATATATATCGGCGAGACAACATACGAAAAAATAAAAGGCATTTTTAATACTAAATCCATAGGCAAACAGAAGGTGAAAGGAAAAACAAAAGAGGTTAGTGTCTATGAGGTGCTTTTGACATGA
- a CDS encoding Stp1/IreP family PP2C-type Ser/Thr phosphatase, with amino-acid sequence MNIIAHGKTDKGLKRSRNEDSFIVDSEHNLFIVADGMGGHASGDVASSLAVETTRDFVKKALADSEITWPFGINQSLDREINILSSGMKLANRYIYNESKGMGTTMVTMLISGSKAYICYIGDSRVYRIRNGKIEQITEDHSLLAEEIKRGTITQEEAKTNSLRHVITRAIGVGTEIQCDCAVNDIISGDTFLLCSDGLSGKLEDHEMLDIITKNRELDYACDTLISGANRNGGDDNITAILVRCN; translated from the coding sequence ATGAATATAATCGCACATGGGAAAACAGACAAGGGATTAAAGAGAAGCCGTAATGAAGACAGTTTTATTGTTGATTCTGAACATAACCTTTTTATTGTTGCTGATGGAATGGGCGGACATGCCAGCGGTGATGTTGCTAGCTCTCTTGCAGTAGAGACAACACGGGATTTCGTGAAAAAAGCACTTGCTGACAGTGAGATAACATGGCCATTCGGAATAAACCAATCCCTTGATAGAGAGATCAATATTCTATCTTCAGGCATGAAGCTGGCTAACAGATATATATACAATGAATCAAAGGGCATGGGGACAACAATGGTAACAATGCTTATCTCAGGTTCAAAAGCATATATCTGCTATATTGGAGACAGCAGAGTTTACAGGATAAGGAATGGTAAAATTGAACAAATAACAGAGGATCATTCTCTTCTTGCAGAAGAGATAAAAAGAGGGACAATTACGCAGGAAGAGGCAAAAACAAACTCATTGAGACATGTAATAACAAGGGCGATAGGAGTTGGAACAGAGATCCAATGTGATTGTGCGGTTAATGACATAATAAGCGGCGATACATTCCTTCTTTGCAGCGATGGTCTTTCAGGAAAGCTTGAAGACCATGAAATGCTGGACATAATCACTAAAAACAGAGAACTTGATTATGCGTGCGATACGCTCATATCTGGTGCAAACAGAAATGGCGGAGATGATAATATAACTGCAATACTTGTAAGGTGCAATTAG
- a CDS encoding PEGA domain-containing protein encodes MRPSRPKAMQKPFLFILLFCLLFCIISSSLLYADEYSDVLVKGTSLYEKGDFDKAILEFKKALNILKEKPNDESKNDAIFTGNLYLGMSYLGKGKSTLAKESFKNAFKAAPSRTLSAEQYPPKVISLYNEVVSQNLGTITVKSNSPDAEVFLDDTKKGNAPLVMRSLHPGTYTVKVVSQSNEYVKTIQLAPGKNINVIADFQSTGSISVVSDPSSASVMLDGKMAGVTPLTLKDINSGEHTIVISKPGFGEITRKVLVNGREIADVNVKLGNANYILKIVSTPDNAEVFLDDISKGKTPLIIEDVALGVHKIRIIKDGYEDQKDTIEIKGSLTEKAFRLNSYTGGLNVKTDPPGAEIIMDDKNIGITPMSITSIPAIQHILKLRKAGYKEKEITVIVAKDKISEINEMLFETDTQKPEIIFEPPIKAIKENKNFIRARIVDNQAVGDASLMLKIQGEMNYQNIKMINPLKGIYEAMIPELYLKKDAVLEYYIFACDLQNNCETSGNKETPYRVKIISLEPYTEGFVLDVDAEKNRITISLGTVDNVKKEDRYIVFRANKELRDPKTGELLQIEEIFLGTIKVAELLPSTSYAMAEDLVIPIAKNDRIRKKVSAPSGISTEGIHATKIVLKWSPNREPEIKGYRIFKSSSKDGNYQKIADISGRDNTLFEDSDDMKEGQTFFYKITAYNILDTDGIMSDVFQARTKKGVLPPTDIKADGIRIREVHLVWDIAKQDPDIEKYIIYRAESADGSFIEVGNISRDNNDFIDREGLKDGKTYYYRITGKSRFGSLGEFSKTVAAKTKEGPAPPSSIRAYSGMAKSIMIQWDKHADPDVAGYAIYKNEKESGDFTEIARTSKNQFIDAKGLMDGKKYHYIVASFYSIKDIEILGALSKSVSAETKRRPNVPKDFSAESNLAKKVVLKWNKSEEKDLTEYWIYRASGNTVDGSPFVKVKADKNTFVETDLKDNTKYSYAIRAVDSDGLEGELSSIVSAFTKSLPKPPTGLKAEFREGKIQLKWDANKESDIIGYNIYKKGWLKNTLIVNSKNNAVDIKLEDKPKSVKLSITAVDKDNMESEPSEEIETALQ; translated from the coding sequence ATGAGACCAAGCAGGCCAAAAGCAATGCAAAAACCGTTTTTATTTATATTATTGTTTTGTTTGTTATTTTGCATTATTTCTTCATCGTTATTATATGCTGACGAATACTCAGATGTTCTTGTGAAAGGAACATCTCTATATGAGAAAGGTGATTTTGATAAGGCAATACTTGAATTCAAAAAAGCCTTAAATATTTTGAAAGAAAAGCCTAATGACGAATCAAAAAATGATGCAATATTTACCGGTAATCTTTATCTTGGAATGTCTTATCTGGGGAAGGGCAAATCAACTCTTGCAAAAGAATCATTTAAGAATGCATTCAAGGCAGCTCCAAGCAGGACGCTCAGCGCTGAGCAGTATCCGCCAAAAGTAATATCTCTTTACAATGAGGTGGTCTCCCAGAACCTTGGAACAATCACAGTCAAATCAAATTCTCCTGATGCTGAGGTTTTTCTGGATGATACAAAAAAAGGGAATGCCCCTCTTGTTATGCGCAGTCTGCATCCCGGCACATATACTGTAAAAGTTGTATCTCAAAGCAACGAATATGTTAAAACAATCCAGTTAGCTCCAGGCAAAAACATAAATGTTATTGCTGATTTCCAGAGCACAGGTTCTATATCTGTTGTCTCAGATCCTTCTTCTGCAAGTGTTATGCTTGACGGCAAAATGGCGGGCGTAACTCCTTTAACTCTAAAGGATATAAATTCCGGCGAACATACTATTGTCATTTCCAAACCTGGATTTGGAGAGATTACACGGAAAGTCCTTGTCAACGGCAGGGAGATAGCAGATGTTAATGTAAAACTCGGCAATGCAAACTATATTCTCAAAATCGTATCAACACCTGATAATGCTGAAGTATTTTTGGATGATATATCAAAGGGCAAAACACCATTGATAATAGAAGATGTTGCGCTGGGTGTTCATAAGATCAGGATTATAAAAGATGGTTATGAGGATCAAAAAGACACAATTGAAATAAAAGGTTCTTTAACGGAAAAGGCATTTCGTCTTAATTCTTACACAGGAGGGCTTAATGTCAAGACTGATCCTCCTGGCGCAGAGATTATCATGGATGACAAAAATATTGGGATAACCCCGATGAGTATTACTTCAATCCCTGCAATTCAGCATATTCTAAAACTTAGAAAAGCAGGATACAAAGAAAAAGAAATAACAGTTATCGTTGCAAAAGACAAGATATCTGAAATAAACGAGATGCTTTTTGAAACTGATACACAGAAGCCTGAGATAATATTTGAACCTCCGATTAAAGCAATAAAAGAGAACAAAAACTTTATCAGGGCAAGGATTGTTGACAATCAGGCTGTTGGTGACGCTTCGCTGATGTTGAAGATACAGGGAGAAATGAATTATCAGAATATAAAAATGATAAACCCTCTAAAGGGAATATATGAGGCAATGATCCCTGAGCTTTATCTGAAAAAAGATGCAGTGCTTGAATATTACATATTTGCGTGCGACCTGCAGAACAATTGCGAAACATCAGGGAACAAAGAAACGCCTTACAGGGTCAAGATAATAAGTCTTGAGCCTTATACAGAGGGCTTTGTGCTTGATGTTGATGCTGAAAAAAACAGGATCACTATTTCCCTTGGAACTGTAGATAATGTTAAGAAAGAAGACAGATATATTGTTTTCAGAGCAAACAAAGAGCTCAGAGACCCGAAGACAGGCGAGCTTCTGCAGATAGAAGAAATATTTCTTGGAACGATTAAAGTTGCAGAACTTCTTCCAAGCACTTCCTATGCAATGGCAGAAGACCTTGTCATTCCGATTGCTAAGAACGACAGGATAAGAAAAAAAGTATCTGCACCCTCGGGAATTTCTACAGAAGGCATCCATGCAACAAAGATAGTTTTGAAATGGAGTCCGAACCGTGAGCCTGAAATAAAAGGATACAGAATATTTAAATCTTCCTCAAAAGACGGAAACTATCAAAAGATAGCAGATATCTCAGGAAGGGATAATACTTTATTTGAGGACTCTGATGATATGAAAGAAGGCCAGACATTTTTTTACAAAATAACTGCGTACAATATTTTGGATACTGATGGAATAATGTCAGATGTTTTTCAGGCAAGAACAAAAAAAGGCGTCCTTCCTCCAACAGATATAAAAGCTGATGGGATAAGAATACGCGAGGTGCATCTTGTATGGGATATTGCAAAACAGGATCCTGATATAGAAAAATATATAATTTACCGGGCAGAATCAGCAGACGGCAGCTTCATAGAAGTTGGCAATATTTCAAGGGACAACAATGATTTTATTGACAGAGAAGGACTTAAGGACGGGAAGACCTATTACTACAGAATAACAGGGAAAAGCAGATTTGGTTCATTAGGAGAATTCTCGAAAACAGTTGCTGCAAAAACAAAGGAGGGGCCTGCACCGCCTTCCAGCATTCGTGCATACAGCGGTATGGCAAAAAGCATAATGATACAGTGGGATAAACATGCTGATCCGGATGTCGCAGGATATGCGATATACAAGAACGAAAAGGAGTCAGGTGATTTCACTGAGATAGCAAGGACGAGCAAGAATCAATTCATTGATGCAAAAGGATTGATGGACGGAAAGAAGTATCATTACATTGTTGCCAGTTTTTATTCAATAAAAGACATTGAAATTTTAGGCGCTCTATCAAAATCTGTTTCTGCAGAGACAAAGAGGAGACCGAATGTCCCGAAAGATTTTTCTGCTGAAAGCAATCTTGCAAAAAAGGTTGTTCTTAAATGGAACAAGAGTGAAGAAAAAGATTTAACGGAGTACTGGATATACCGAGCTTCTGGAAATACTGTCGATGGCTCTCCATTTGTAAAAGTAAAGGCTGATAAAAATACATTTGTAGAGACAGATTTGAAGGATAACACAAAATATTCTTACGCGATAAGAGCAGTTGATTCAGACGGACTTGAGGGCGAGCTTTCGAGTATTGTAAGCGCTTTCACAAAATCTCTTCCAAAGCCTCCGACTGGGCTTAAGGCAGAATTTCGTGAAGGAAAGATACAGCTAAAATGGGATGCGAACAAAGAGAGCGACATCATAGGATATAATATTTATAAAAAGGGCTGGTTGAAAAATACCCTTATAGTAAACTCTAAGAATAATGCTGTTGATATAAAACTTGAAGACAAACCAAAATCAGTCAAGCTTAGTATAACGGCTGTTGATAAAGACAATATGGAGAGCGAACCATCTGAAGAAATAGAGACAGCTCTTCAGTAA
- a CDS encoding protein kinase gives MEKFGQYLLLDKVGSGGMAELFKAKKLGIEGFERVLAIKRILPHLSSDDEFIDMFIAEAKLVARLSNKNIAQVYDFGKIAENYFISMEYIRGKDLRAILKKCRDKGIKFPVPLSVFIAKEVASALNYAHSQNDNMGRNLNIIHRDVSPQNILISYEGEVKVVDFGIAKAGAHSKTTTGVLKGKLSYMSPEQAWGKQIDHRSDIFSLGIVFYEMLTGERLFKGDSELNTLEMVRQAKIEPLPSKINTDLPLKLEEKLMKVLAREPDERYQSGAEMEKDMAEELFKILNTDPALSLKQFMHENYKSEIEAERKTEMSEETVSIAAFDEADKLSAERRNARRGTARPGSVKEKKSIMPYVFTVFLLGSIIGGFAFWYRGIEKTSSPEVAQPPLQSASETTKPAEGNALVNTPITENKKEKIVPTQKEEKNAKTDIASGLTINASPWANVYIDGKPYGTTPKTIADLKPGNYKLKLENPNFPPWETKVNVSKAEITKIAHKFGGFGKLIINATPWGNVYLDGNLKGQTPLTIEKVSSGKHIIKIARDGYIESSKTLEIKEGATEQLSFSLDKGGD, from the coding sequence ATGGAAAAATTCGGTCAGTATTTATTGCTGGATAAGGTAGGCTCAGGCGGAATGGCAGAGCTTTTCAAGGCCAAGAAGCTTGGCATTGAAGGGTTTGAGCGCGTACTTGCCATAAAAAGAATCCTCCCTCATCTTTCCTCTGACGATGAGTTTATAGATATGTTCATTGCTGAGGCAAAACTTGTTGCGCGCCTTAGCAATAAAAATATTGCCCAGGTTTATGATTTCGGAAAAATAGCAGAGAATTATTTTATCTCTATGGAATACATAAGGGGGAAAGATCTTAGAGCTATCTTAAAAAAATGCAGAGACAAAGGAATTAAATTCCCTGTGCCTTTATCTGTTTTCATTGCAAAAGAAGTAGCCTCTGCGCTTAATTATGCGCATTCACAGAATGACAATATGGGCAGAAACCTGAACATAATTCACAGGGATGTAAGCCCTCAAAACATTCTTATATCATATGAAGGAGAAGTCAAGGTTGTTGATTTTGGAATTGCAAAAGCAGGCGCTCACTCAAAGACAACAACAGGAGTGCTTAAAGGAAAGCTTTCTTACATGTCTCCTGAACAGGCTTGGGGAAAACAGATTGACCACCGTTCTGACATTTTCTCTCTGGGTATAGTGTTCTATGAGATGTTGACAGGAGAGAGGCTTTTCAAGGGAGATTCAGAGTTGAATACACTTGAAATGGTCAGGCAAGCAAAGATTGAACCGTTGCCTTCAAAGATAAATACAGACCTTCCTTTAAAGCTTGAAGAAAAGCTGATGAAGGTTCTGGCAAGAGAACCAGATGAAAGATACCAGAGCGGGGCAGAGATGGAAAAAGATATGGCGGAGGAGCTTTTCAAGATTCTGAATACTGATCCTGCACTAAGCCTTAAGCAATTCATGCATGAGAATTATAAATCCGAGATTGAAGCAGAGCGTAAAACAGAGATGTCAGAAGAAACCGTAAGCATTGCTGCATTTGATGAAGCAGATAAGCTTTCAGCAGAACGAAGGAATGCAAGAAGAGGGACTGCAAGACCGGGTTCTGTTAAGGAAAAAAAGAGCATAATGCCTTATGTTTTTACAGTATTTTTGCTGGGTTCAATTATTGGTGGTTTTGCATTTTGGTATCGCGGCATCGAAAAAACATCTTCTCCTGAAGTTGCTCAGCCTCCTTTGCAATCTGCTTCTGAGACGACAAAACCTGCTGAAGGCAATGCTCTTGTCAACACACCAATTACTGAAAACAAAAAAGAAAAGATTGTTCCAACTCAGAAAGAAGAAAAAAATGCCAAGACAGATATTGCCAGCGGGCTGACAATCAATGCAAGTCCATGGGCAAATGTTTATATAGACGGGAAACCTTATGGTACAACACCTAAGACAATAGCTGATTTAAAGCCCGGAAACTACAAATTGAAGCTGGAGAATCCGAATTTCCCGCCATGGGAGACAAAGGTTAATGTTTCCAAAGCCGAGATAACAAAGATTGCGCACAAGTTTGGCGGTTTTGGTAAACTTATTATAAATGCAACGCCATGGGGCAATGTTTATCTTGATGGGAACCTGAAAGGACAGACGCCTTTGACAATAGAAAAAGTTTCTTCAGGGAAACATATTATCAAGATTGCAAGAGACGGATACATTGAATCAAGCAAGACTCTGGAGATAAAAGAAGGGGCAACGGAACAATTGAGCTTCAGTCTTGACAAGGGAGGCGACTAA